The Microbispora sp. ZYX-F-249 genomic interval CCGCCACGGTCACGAGCAGGTAGGCCGACTTCATCTCCACGATGGTCTGCCGTACGGGCCCGCCCTCGAAGCGCTCGCCGACACCGCGCGCGAGGCTCTGCAGGCCGGAGGCGACGGCGGACAGGTGCTCGGCGTCCTCCACCCGCAGGCCCTGCGAGCCGGCCAGCAGCAGGCCGTCCGTGGACAGCACGATGCCGTGCTCCACCTCGCGGATCCGTGCGACGAGGTCGTCGAGCAGCCACGCGAGGTCCGCGGAGGCCCCGGTCTTCTGCGTCACAGGTTGTCCTCCTCTTCGCCGAGCAGCTTCGCGGCTTCGGATCTGCCGCGCCTCGTCCCCGACTGGAACGAGCCCATGATCTTACGGATGTCCTCGGGCGAGCGGTCCTCGTCGTCGTCCGCCGCGCTCTCGCGCCTCGGCTCCTCGGCGAGCGCGGGAGCGAGGTTCGCCTGCGGCACCCGGAACGGCAACCCCGACGGGGTGAACCCCGCCGTGGGCGCGAGCCTGTCCGGCTCGGCACCGCCGGAGGGTGGGACGCTCGGCACGGGCCTGGGCGGCTCGGGAGCCCTCGGCACGGGAACCACCTCCTGCACTGGTTCGGGAACCGCGTCGGGCACGCCCACCAGCGCGATCTTCCGGGCCGCGGGCTCCCGGCGTCCGAGACCGGGACCGGTCTCCTCCTCAGGCGCGACGTTCTCGCCCTCGATGACGAGGTCGCGCGGCAGCAGCACGACCGCGGTGGTGCCGCCGTACGGCGACGCCTTGAGGGACACCTTGATGCCGTGCCGCTCGGCCAGGCGGCTGACGACGTACAGCCCGAGCCTGGCGGTGCTCGACAGGTTGAACTCGGGCGGGTCGGCGATCCGCTGGTTGGTCGCCTCCAGGTCCTCGGCGCTCATCCCGAGGCCGCGGTCCTCGATCTCGATCGCGTAGCCGCTGGCCACCGCCTGGCCGCCCACCTGCACCATCGTGTACGGCGGGGAGAACGACACCGCGTTCTCGATCAGCTCGGCGAGCAGGTGGATGACGTCGCCCACCGCGCGGCCGATGAGCGCGGTCTCCCCCATCGGCATCACGGTGACGCGGGTGTAGTCCTCGACCTCCGCCAGCGCGCCGCGCACGACGTCGACCATCGGCACCGAGCGCCGCCACGCGCGGGCGGGGGACGCCCCGGACAAAACGATGAGGTTCTCCGCGTTGCGCCGCATGCGGGTGGCGAGGTGGTCGATGCGGAACAGGTCCTTCAGCTCGGCCGGGTCCGACTCGCGCCGCTCCATCACGTCGAGCAGCGTGAGCTGACGGTGCACGAGCGACTGCGTACGCCGGGCGAGGCTGAGCAGGATGTCGCGGATGCTCTGCCGGAGCTGGGCCTCCTCGACGGCGGTGCGGATCGCGGTCTCCTGCACGGTGTTGAACGCCGCGCCCACCTGGCCGATGACGTCGGGCCCGAAGTCGAGCGGCGGCGCCTCGGCCTTGACGTCGACCTTCTCGCCCTGGGCGAGGCGGGAGACCACGCCGGGCAGGCGCTCGTTGGCCAGTTCGAGCGCGGCCTCGCGCAGCTTCTCCAGCTGGCGCACCAGCGCCCGGGCCGTGGTGACCGACAGGACGATCGACGCGATGACCGCCACGAGGCCGAGCACACCCGCCAGCACCAGCCGGATGATGACGCCGGCGGCGACGGGGGTCGCCCGATCGACCATCGTCTCGCCCGCGCCGCCGACCACGTCGTGCAGCTGGGTCAGGACGGCGGACGTCGCCGACTGCCACTGCTCTCCGCTCACGGGCGGGCGCAGGCCGGGCCTGCCCTGCTGCGCGACCAGGTCCTCCAGGCTGTGGAGCCGGGCGAGCGCCGCGCTCTTCTGCAGCCGCTGGTGGACGTCGGGAAGCGGCTCCTCCAGGTCGGCCTGCGCGAGGTCCATCACATTGCGCTCGGCACCGACGAGCTGGGTGAACTGGGCGACCTCCGTCTGGCCGAACCTGCCCGTCGCGATGACGCCGGCCAAAAGCGCATCTTCGCGTGAGATGAGTTCTCGGGCCCAGTTGAGGCTGATAAGTGTTCGCGTGTCTTTCGCGAGCTCGTCGTCGTCGAGCGTGGCGAGCGAATAGTAGACCTGGAAGAGGGAGTCGATGGGGTCGTTGTAGGCGTCGATGGCCTTGTTCCGGTCCACCTGGCGCGCGTCCACCGCGTGCCGCGCGGAACCGAGCTGGTCGAGCTGCCGGAACGTGCGGTCGATCCGTCTGCGGAGCTCGTCGGTCGCCGCGAACCGCATGATGTCGGTGTTCGTGAGCCTGCGGAACTCGCCCGCGGCGGCGTCCGTACGGCCGCGCTGCGCGGTGAGGTCGGCGGACGGGACCAGCGCGGGGTTCACCAGGCGGGAGACCGACAGGCGCCGCTCCTTCTGCAGCTCCACCAGCAGGGACTCACTCGGCTGGGCGACGTTGCTGTCGTAGACCGCCACCCACGCGAGGTTGAGACCATCCCGCACGGTCACCCACGCGGCGAAGACCCAAAGGGCCGCAAGCGACACGAGCAAGGCCGTGACTTTGGTCCGCACGCGCGAGTTGCGGAAGCGCATAACACCCACCAAGCGACATATGAAGAGCCGTCATAGCGCGTTTCCCGGCGATTGACCAACAGTTCATCGCTAGGGCGGCGGACATCGCCCAACATTTTATAGCCGCGCCACGCCCCGCCACCTTAGCAATGGACAGAAAATCGCTCAAGGCCGCATTATGTACGCCATTTGGGGCAAATGTACGAATGTATGCCTATATAGCGTGATCAAGCGACCTGATGATCATAGTTGACGATGCCTGTCGACAACAAGTCGACTGGACTGTGCGAGGTGCAGGGCGGCGAGGATCGCCGCCCTGACCACCGCGACCGGCAGGTAGAGGTCCTTGTCGTGCCACAGCGGCGGGTCGTCGGCCTCGCCCGCCCGGAGCAGGTATGCGTATCCTTTGGCGGCCGCCTCCGCGACGAGCCCGTCCTCACGGTGGTCGCGGCTCAGCAGCAGCAGTTGCAGGGCGTAGGCCGTCTCCTCCCGGGTGCCGTCCCAGCGGCCCCAGGATCCGTCGGCCCGCTGGGTCTCCAGCACCCACCGCACGGCCCCCCGCACGGAGGACGCGCAGCCGGCGCCGCCGAACGTGTCGAGCGCCAGCGCGCAGGCGACGGTCGCGTAGTAGGGCGAGGCGTGCCAGCGGTCCTCCCACCAGCCCTCCGGCCGCTGGCGCGCGCGGAGCCAGTTCTCGATCGCGTCCATGTCGGGCCGGTAGCGCTCCGCGGCCTCCGGCCGCACCGCCGCGTACTGCCCCAAGGCGTCGAGGACGTGGGCGTTCACGCTGACCGACGCCCCCTCCTCCCCCTGCCAGGTGCAGAAGTGGGTGTCCGTGCGGAAGGCCCGCAGGCTGTCCGGCTCGTGCGGCATGCCGAGGAGCGCGAGGGCGTACAGGGCGACCGACGTGGTGTCGGCGTCCGGCGGCAGACCGGCGCCGGCGGGCGTGCCGACCGGCTGGATCGCGGCCCGCAGGTCCGCCAGCATCTCCGGCGGCACCTCGAAGGGGATCCCCGCGCGGGCGAGCCAGCTCAGCACCCAGCCGCGTTCGAAGACCGTGATCGGAAGGCCCACGGGGACCGGCCCGCCGTACCGTCGTGCGACCGCCTCCAGGTGCCGCCTGGCCGCGGTGCCCGGATCCGGCAGCGCGCGGTCGCCGAGCCAGGCGGCGGTGGCGGCCGGGGAGGCGCCGACGGTGCCGATCGAGGTCGGCTGGACGCCCGGGGCCCCGTGGGCGGCGGGACCGGCCGTCTCCAGCGCGTGCATGAGCTTCTGCGGCAGTTCCGCGCCGGAGCCGACCCGCGACCTGACCGCGGCGAGCCGGTGGTCGTCCATGCCCGCGGGCAGCCGCAGCCGCGGGCGCCCGGACAGATGGGGCATATCCCGGTCGGCCAGCGTGTCCAGGTGCGCGTTGACCAGCTCGACCAGCGCGGGCACGATCAGCTCGATCGCCGGCATGTCGGGGAACAGCGGCGCGGTGCCCCGCGGCGGCCAGCCGAGCAGCCAGTCCAGCCCTCGGCCGGCCGCCCGCGAGAGCGTCTCCCGATCGGGCTCCCCCCGCGACAGCGCGCACAGGAGCGCCTCGGTCGCGCTCAACGTGGGGACGAGGGCGTACCCGTCCGGCCCGCCCCAGCGGCCGTCGGGCCGCTGGCCGTCCAGCAGGAACCGCACCCGTTCCGCGTGGCCCACCAGCCACGGCGCCAGGCTCACCAGCCGCCCGGTCTCGTACACGGAGGGGGAGACCGTGCCCCACGGCCGGACCATGAGGTCGGCGACCAGTTCGGCGGCCGCGGCCGCCACGTCGACCGCCCTGGGGAAGGTCAGGCCGCCGACGCTCACAGCCCACCCCAGTAGTCGGTGATCCCGTAGAAGCCCATGCTGTACCCGATCTGCCTTTCCAGATAGACCACCTCGTCCGGGCAGACGTCGCGCAGCGGCTCCAGGAGCTCGCCGCACCCGTCCACCAGGACGCCGACGCGTCCGGCGATCTCCTCCCGGCCCGAGCAGAGCATCAGCGCGTTGAGATCGCCCCAGGCGAGGTCCCGCTCGTACGTGGCCAGGTCGTTGAGCAGGCGCAGGACGCGCTGCACCCGGCCGCTCGCGGCCCGCAGCTCGTCGAGCCGGCCGAGCGCGGCCGGGTCTCCGCCCCGGATCCAGTGGGACACGTTGACGAAGGACGAGCCGAAGTTGTCCGCGTTGTCGAGATACTCGTCCAGCGTGGGCGGCGGCGTCCCCTCGCGGGCGGCCGTCTTCCAGTCCCACTCCCGCGCCATCGCCGACAGCATGCGCCGAAGTTCCTCCCGCCAGACGGCCTCCAGCTCGGTGAACGCGGGCGCCGCGGCGAGCCCGTCCCTGAGCTCGGCGAGGAATCCGCCCAGCGGGAAGTCCCGCGGCGGCGGTGCGCCGTCCGCCACCTCCAGGCAGCCGCGGACGAGGCGGTCCACCTCCTCCCGCGACTTCGCCATGTAATCGAGCAGCCAGTCGAGCGCGAAGATCCACAACGCCGTACGGCTCGCGACGCGCAACCGGTCCGCGCTCGCCCACGGCGCGCCGAACGCGTTGGCCTGCGCGACCGCGCTGAACAGCGCCGAGTCGAACGGCCGCGCCGGGAAGAGGGCGGGGTAGGCGTCCCGGCACGCGCGCAGATCCCGCTGGAGCTCGGCGGACACGGCGGCGGCGGCACCGCATTCCCTGGCCGCCCGGAGCGCGTCTCCTGTCGGCTTCGTCATGTGCATGGGTGTCCCGGTCAGGTACGGCGGATGGGGCGCAAGGTGATCTCGACCCGCTGGCGCGGCCGCAGCGAGGCCCCCATCTGGGGCGTCGCCACCTCCGGACTGCAGGAGAGGATCTCGTAGCGGCTGAGGATGCCCGCGATGATCAGCTGGGCCTCCAGCATGAAGACGTGCATGCCGAGACACTGATGAGGGCCCCCGCCGAAAGGGAAGTACGCGTACCTGTGCCGGCCCGTCGACCGGCGCCCGGAGAAGCGGCCGGGGTCGAACTCCTCCGGCCGCTCCCAGAACGCCTCCATGCGGTGGGTGATGAACGGGCTGACGACGATCGTCTCGCCCTTCTTGAGCAGCACTCCGCCGAGGGGCTCCGGCTCGACGACCATCCGGGGGAACAGCCAGCCCACGGGGAACAGCCGCAGGAGTTCCTGCACGACCTGCTTGGTGTACGGCAGGTCCGCCAGATGCGCGGGCCGTACGGGTCCGTGCCCGACCACGAGGCGGATCTCCCGCCGCAGACTCGCGGCCACCTCGGGATGCGCCCCCAGGATGGGCCACAGCCAGGTGAGCGCGCCCGCCGTGGTCTCGGTGGCGGTGGCCAGCATGGCGACCAGGTTGTCGCGCACCCATCGGGCGCTCGGTCCGCCACCGGCCGCGTCCCCGGTCCGGCACAGGACCGAGACGATGTCGTCGCCGTCGCCCGGCCCGTC includes:
- a CDS encoding sensor histidine kinase codes for the protein MSLAALWVFAAWVTVRDGLNLAWVAVYDSNVAQPSESLLVELQKERRLSVSRLVNPALVPSADLTAQRGRTDAAAGEFRRLTNTDIMRFAATDELRRRIDRTFRQLDQLGSARHAVDARQVDRNKAIDAYNDPIDSLFQVYYSLATLDDDELAKDTRTLISLNWARELISREDALLAGVIATGRFGQTEVAQFTQLVGAERNVMDLAQADLEEPLPDVHQRLQKSAALARLHSLEDLVAQQGRPGLRPPVSGEQWQSATSAVLTQLHDVVGGAGETMVDRATPVAAGVIIRLVLAGVLGLVAVIASIVLSVTTARALVRQLEKLREAALELANERLPGVVSRLAQGEKVDVKAEAPPLDFGPDVIGQVGAAFNTVQETAIRTAVEEAQLRQSIRDILLSLARRTQSLVHRQLTLLDVMERRESDPAELKDLFRIDHLATRMRRNAENLIVLSGASPARAWRRSVPMVDVVRGALAEVEDYTRVTVMPMGETALIGRAVGDVIHLLAELIENAVSFSPPYTMVQVGGQAVASGYAIEIEDRGLGMSAEDLEATNQRIADPPEFNLSSTARLGLYVVSRLAERHGIKVSLKASPYGGTTAVVLLPRDLVIEGENVAPEEETGPGLGRREPAARKIALVGVPDAVPEPVQEVVPVPRAPEPPRPVPSVPPSGGAEPDRLAPTAGFTPSGLPFRVPQANLAPALAEEPRRESAADDDEDRSPEDIRKIMGSFQSGTRRGRSEAAKLLGEEEDNL
- a CDS encoding prenyltransferase/squalene oxidase repeat-containing protein: MSVGGLTFPRAVDVAAAAAELVADLMVRPWGTVSPSVYETGRLVSLAPWLVGHAERVRFLLDGQRPDGRWGGPDGYALVPTLSATEALLCALSRGEPDRETLSRAAGRGLDWLLGWPPRGTAPLFPDMPAIELIVPALVELVNAHLDTLADRDMPHLSGRPRLRLPAGMDDHRLAAVRSRVGSGAELPQKLMHALETAGPAAHGAPGVQPTSIGTVGASPAATAAWLGDRALPDPGTAARRHLEAVARRYGGPVPVGLPITVFERGWVLSWLARAGIPFEVPPEMLADLRAAIQPVGTPAGAGLPPDADTTSVALYALALLGMPHEPDSLRAFRTDTHFCTWQGEEGASVSVNAHVLDALGQYAAVRPEAAERYRPDMDAIENWLRARQRPEGWWEDRWHASPYYATVACALALDTFGGAGCASSVRGAVRWVLETQRADGSWGRWDGTREETAYALQLLLLSRDHREDGLVAEAAAKGYAYLLRAGEADDPPLWHDKDLYLPVAVVRAAILAALHLAQSSRLVVDRHRQL
- a CDS encoding cytochrome P450; the protein is MPIDVDANPIRQARTLPLRQVLPAILRDPVGAVLEIGRKSGGDVVRVNLGPFRPYLITHPDHLQHVLRGNSVNYRRDGVLWKPLHRLFGESVMSDGPAWERSRKVLQPVFTAKNVEALADRVAEAAGEGIDELAAPAESGLPIDVSAVMARIVNRVVMRVFFGDKIGMADAERLAPAFDTVGTSVIFRYLLPFVPYRVPLPGDRAFRNALRTIDDVVVPLVDRHKDGPGDGDDIVSVLCRTGDAAGGGPSARWVRDNLVAMLATATETTAGALTWLWPILGAHPEVAASLRREIRLVVGHGPVRPAHLADLPYTKQVVQELLRLFPVGWLFPRMVVEPEPLGGVLLKKGETIVVSPFITHRMEAFWERPEEFDPGRFSGRRSTGRHRYAYFPFGGGPHQCLGMHVFMLEAQLIIAGILSRYEILSCSPEVATPQMGASLRPRQRVEITLRPIRRT
- a CDS encoding roadblock/LC7 domain-containing protein, whose product is MTQKTGASADLAWLLDDLVARIREVEHGIVLSTDGLLLAGSQGLRVEDAEHLSAVASGLQSLARGVGERFEGGPVRQTIVEMKSAYLLVTVAGKGACLAVLCTGDADVGLVAYEMAMLVARVGQYLTSPARTTTGSEVHL
- a CDS encoding terpene synthase family protein, whose translation is MTKPTGDALRAARECGAAAAVSAELQRDLRACRDAYPALFPARPFDSALFSAVAQANAFGAPWASADRLRVASRTALWIFALDWLLDYMAKSREEVDRLVRGCLEVADGAPPPRDFPLGGFLAELRDGLAAAPAFTELEAVWREELRRMLSAMAREWDWKTAAREGTPPPTLDEYLDNADNFGSSFVNVSHWIRGGDPAALGRLDELRAASGRVQRVLRLLNDLATYERDLAWGDLNALMLCSGREEIAGRVGVLVDGCGELLEPLRDVCPDEVVYLERQIGYSMGFYGITDYWGGL